CCGCGTTGCGCCCGTCCCGGATAAATAATCTGTTGGATACGATCCGATAAACCACGCTTACGAGCCGCGGCTACACTTGGTAGAGGAACTTGATTAGACTGAACGGCTACTTGTAGTAACGCCCGGGCGTAAGTGCGGGGCCGATGAGTAACCGATACCGTGAGGTTATCACAAGCCAGTTCCCGTTCCCGCTCCAATACCGACGAAATGTACCAGTAAGCTGGATGGTAAAACAGGATTACTTCGGCTACCGATTGTATTAGATTCCACAAATAGTCGCGTCGTTTGATGTGGGCTAGCTCATGGATAAGAATAGTCTCCAGTTGGTCAGTCGGCATCATGGCAAATAAACTGCCGGGAATCAGAATAATCGGTTTGAGATACCCCAGCGTAAGCGGAGTACTGCTTCTATCAGTACTGGCAAACACTATCGTTTGGCTGATACCTAGTTGTTCAGCCAGCTTTTTAGCTCGTTGCTGCCAGTCAGCCGGAATAGGTTGCGTGCGATACCGCAATCGCTGACTTTGTACCAATCCGTTAGCCAAACGCAGAGCGAAAATGAAGCTACCAATTACCCAAAGCCAGGCTAGCCAGGGAACAAGTTGGGTAAGCCGGGTCAGTCTAGCTTCCCAATTACTGTCGTTGCTGCTTTCAATTATTGTGGTTGGCTCAGGTACGGGTTCAGTAAATTCGTCCGTATCCACTGCGGTTACTTCGGTAGGAACATCAGCCGAAAGTTCAGTAATGGCAGGAGATGTGAGAGTGGCCCATTGCTGGTAGAACGTACCTCCAAAAGCCGCTAAAAAAAGTAGCAGGGTAGCAAAGGCGACCGCAAAGCGGGTATTGGATGACTTAGACTTACTGAGGCGCAGAAACAAGGCGAGCAAAAATAGAAGCAAAAACCCTTGCCATAGCGAATGCAAAATAGTGATTCCTAACACTTCGGCAGCCGTTGAGAATAGGAGATATTCGGTGAAAAAACTCATGACGGGGGATTGTTATCGAGACCATCTAAAAAATTTCTTATTTCTTCAATTTCTTCGGCTGAGATTTCAGAACGACCAATGGCTCGCATCACCATAGAACTGGCCGAACCACGAAAAACCCGCTGAATAAATTGGTCGAGCAACTGTCCGTTCACCTGCTTTTCAGTAACGGCTGATGAGTAAAGGTGGGATTTGCCTTTGGCTCCTTCGGTGGTGCGGGTTACTAATCCTTTATCGTGCATAATTTGCATCAGCTTAAGCGTAGTGGTATACCCGGTGGGCTTTTTCTGATTCAGAACTTCGTTTACACTCTTGACTGTAGCAGGTTCCCGCTCCCACAGCACCTGCAAAATGGCCAGTTCGTTTTCCGATGGTTTAGAAAATTTTAGCTTATTCATATTATTACGAATTGTTTCGTAATACAAGTAAAGCGAAAAAAAATCAGTATGTCAATATAATTACGAAATAATTCGTAATACAACTTTCTCTATTAATCCCAGTTTTTTTGAGAGTTATCTAGAAGGTAAAGAAGTATGCGATTCAGTATGAGCCGGATTGTAATAATCTCTTTCGCTCACTCACTCTTTCGTTCTGATTAATATTAAAAATACTAATGGTCACCCGCCCTTCCGGGGTCAGTGGTTGAATGAACCCCTTTTCAATTATGAAGTGATCGCTCCATTTATGGACTCGAGGATTAAAGAATTGGGTTAGTTCACCAGTTATCGGGTCAAACGATCCTACATTAGAGCCTTTGTATCGGTTACAGCGCATACATGAGAGAGCTAGATTGTTCTCTTCAGTTTTGCCACCATGCTGAGTGGGTATAATATGATCTACTTCGTTCTTGTGCAAAGCTACCGATTGAGGCAATAAGCAGTATTCGCAACGATGCTTAGCTCGCTTCGTCACTTTCTTACGCATGTCATCCGATACATCAGATGGTATCTCTCTTCTTAGGTAACTGCGCTGTAACCTCAGCTTTTAGC
This region of Tunicatimonas pelagia genomic DNA includes:
- a CDS encoding BlaI/MecI/CopY family transcriptional regulator; protein product: MNKLKFSKPSENELAILQVLWEREPATVKSVNEVLNQKKPTGYTTTLKLMQIMHDKGLVTRTTEGAKGKSHLYSSAVTEKQVNGQLLDQFIQRVFRGSASSMVMRAIGRSEISAEEIEEIRNFLDGLDNNPPS
- a CDS encoding HNH endonuclease; the encoded protein is MRKKVTKRAKHRCEYCLLPQSVALHKNEVDHIIPTQHGGKTEENNLALSCMRCNRYKGSNVGSFDPITGELTQFFNPRVHKWSDHFIIEKGFIQPLTPEGRVTISIFNINQNERVSERKRLLQSGSY